GCGGATCCCGCGGTCCCGCAGGTGTGCGATGCAATCACCGATCCACTCCACATGCTGTTCCAGCGCGGCGACGAAATTGGTGGCGGCGCTGGGACTGCCCGGACCCTGGATGGTGAAGAGGTTCGGGAAGCCGGCGACCGCCAAACCAAGATAGGACAGCGGGCCCTTGCCCGCCCAGAACTCGGCCAGCGACATTCCGCCACGGCCGCGAATGTCGATGCGGGACAGCGCCCCGGTCATCGCGTCGAATCCCGTGGCGTAGACGATGACGTCCAATTCGTAGCAATGCTCCTCGGTGCGGATGCCACCGGGCGTCACCTCGCGGATCGGTGACTTGCGCAGGTCGACGAGGGTGACGTTGTCCCGGTTGAACGTCTCGTAGTAACCCTGATCGATGATCGGTCGCTTGCATGCGAACGGATGGACGGGCACCAACGAGGCCGCCGTTTCCGGATCCTTGACGATGCGGGCCACCGCCTCGCCGTAGAGTTTGGCGGCCATTCGATTGGCCTCGATGTCGAAGAAGATGTCGCCCCAGTTGAGCGCGCCCATGACGCCGTGTTCCTCGATGGCGCGCAATTGCTCTTCGCGGGTGGCCGACTTCAGCGGAGGCCTGCCCAGCATCTCCAGCAGCACCGAGAAGGCGCTCAGCCGCGCCGCCCCGATGGGGTGGGCCCGTTGGGCGGCGCGGATTTCGTCGTAGCGGGCCTTCATCTCGTCCAGCTCGCCGGCCTCGAACCGGTGCACGCGCCACGGCAGGGTGTACGCGGGCGAGCGCTGAAACACGCAGAGCCGCCGCGCCTCGGCGGCGACGACGGGAATGAGCTGAACGCCCGTGGAACCGGTCCCGATGACGCCCACCCGCTTCCCGGTCAGGTCGAAGCCCTCCTTGGGCCAATTGCTGGTGTACAGCGACGTCCCGGCGAAGCTGTCCATCCCGGGGATGTCGGGTTTCAGCGGAACGGACAGGATGCCGGAGGCGGCGACGACGAACGGGGCCCGCAAGGTTTCGCCGCCCTGCGTACGCACCAGCCACGCGGCGGCGCCCTCGTCGAAGGTCATCGCGACGACCTTGGTGCCGAATTGGATGTCGCGGCGAAGATCGAGCCGGTCGGCGACGAAGTTCAGGTAGGCCTCGATCTCAGGCTGGGCAGGCATCGATTCGGTCCAAACCCATTCCTGCTGAATCTCTTCGGAGAAGCTGTACGAGTATTCGATGCTTTCTATGTCGCAGCGAGCGCCGGGGTAACGGTTGTACAACCAGGTGCCGCCGACGTTTTCGGCCATCTCCAGCACGCGGGTCCGCATGCCCAACTGACGCAGCCGATGCAGCATGTACAGGCCGGAGAAGCCGGCGCCGATGACGATGACGTCGAGGCCTGGGTCAGCGTCCACCGTCACCACCGCTCTTGCAGCTCGTCAGCCGCCTGTGTCATTTCGCTCCTGCCGTGCACGGGCCGGACTGCTGAAATCTATACTGTAACGGGCTTAGTATCAGGCAATCGGAGGCGTCGACGTGAAAGTGCCATTCACCTGGAAGGTCACCGGGTGGTTCATGGTCGGGTGGTCGCCCGAGTTTCCGGTCGGCGAAGTGCGGCCGCTGCGCTACTTCGGCGAGGACCTGGTCGCCTACCGCGACGAGTCCGGCGAGCTGCACGTTCTCGAAGCGCACTGCAGACACCTCGGCGCGCATATCGGCCACGGCGGCAAGGTGCTGGGCGATTGCGTCGAGTGCCCGTTCCACGGCTGGCGCTGGGGCCCGGACGGCACCAACCGGTACATCCCCTACCAACCGGACCGGCCCAACCGCGCGCTGCGGCTGCGGGTGTACCCGGTACGTGAGCAGTACGACTGCGTGTTCATCTGGCACCAGCCGGACGGCAAGGAGCCGCAGTGGGAGATGCCGGACATCTTCAAGAAGTTTCCGCAATTCGAAACCGATCCGGCGGCCTATTACCGCGCGTACCCGGAGTTCTCCCGGCGCGCCGAACGCGAGCCGGTGCATCCGCAGATCGTCGCGGAGAACGCTCCCGACAGCGCACATTTCGAATACGTGCACCACGCCACGGTGACGCCGCGAGTGCTGGACTGGAAGATCGTCGACCACGAGTGGCAGTTCGTCGCGGGCTGGCCGGACGCGCGCAGCGACAACCCCGAGGACCTCGCGTTGCGGTTCCACAGCCACCTGTTCGGCCTGGGCGGGGCGATCAGCGTCTTCGAGGGCGCGCAGAACCATCGGCTGATCTTCACCTGCACGCCGGTCGATGACGAGTGCTCGGACCTGTTCTACTCGATCTGGTGGCCGCGGGTCCCGGGCGATGACTCCGCCGTGCCGGAAGGCAAGCTACGCGACGTGATCGAAACGCAGTTCCTGTCCACCGTCTTCGACGATCTGCAGATCTGGCGCTACCAGAAGTACGTCGAGCATCCGGCGCTGTCCAAGGTGGACGCGAAAGGGTACATGGCACTGCGCAAGTGGGCGACGCAGTTCTACGAAGTGCCGGCATGACACCGGACCTCACCGAAATCGCGGCGCCCGAGCACACCGCGATCGTCACACAGGAATGCCAGGGAGCGGTCATCGGCCCCAACGCCGGGCTGGCGATGCTGGCCGAGGAGGCCCGCCGGGTCGCGCTGCCCAATATCGTGCGGCTGCTGCCCGTGGCCCGTGCGGCCGGCGTACGCGTCGTGCACTGCTTGGTGCAGCGGCGGCCCGACGGGCTCGGGTCCAACCACAACGCCAAGATCTTCGCCATGGGAGATGGTCATGTCGACATCACCCCGGGCACTCCGGGTGCGGCGGTGCTACCCGAATTAGGTCCCGAGCCAAGCGATCTGGTGCTGAGCCGGTGGCACGGCGTTGGGCCGATGGGCGGCACCGACCTGGACGCGGTACTGCGCAACCTCGGGGTGTCCACCATCGTGGTCGTCGGGGTGTCGTTGAACATCGCCATCCCCAATGTCGTCATGGATGCGGTCAATGCCGCCTACCGCGTGATCGTTCCCCGGGATGCCGTTGCCGGCATCCCCACCGAGTACGGAGAGGCCATCATCGCCAACACCCTGTCGCTGCTCGCGACCATCACCACCACCGACGAGCTGCTCCAGACATGGACGCGGCGATGACCGAGACCGCACCCGGCGTGCGCGGCGGATTTCCCGAGATCAAGCCGGCCGAGCACGCGCCGCCCGGACTGGGCAGGTTCGTCGACGCGATGCGCCGCCTGCAGGATCTGACCCTCGCCAGCAATCCGGACAGCTCGGCATGGACGACCGCGGCCCGGCACGTCGAAGAAGCCTGCGCCCTACTGGACGGCCATCAGGTGCCCGAAGGCATGGCGCCGGCCGGCCGGGTCATCGAACTGCCGGGCCTGGGTCATCCCCTGCTGCCGCCCTGGACCATCACCGAATCCGGGCCGAACGGCGTCACGATGGCCGGACACTTCACCCGATCGCACGTCGGCGGAAACAACGCCGTGCACGGCGGCATGATCCCCCTGCTCTACGACTGGCTGTTCGGAATGGTGGTCTCCACAGCCGGCACTCCACCCACCCGTACGGCATACCTGCACGTCGACTACCGAAACATCACCCCGATCGACGAGCCGCTGGCCGCCCGCGGCCGCATCACCGATATCGACGGCAGGAAGATCTTCATCTCGGCTACCATGACCGCCGCCGACGGTACGCTGCTCACCGAAGCCAACGGCCTGATGGTCCGACTGCTCCCCCACCAGCCGTGAAAGCGCGAGCGTGACTACATGAGAGGCCTGATGTCCGACACGGCAACACAATTCACGGTCCCGGCCGTCGCGGCAGCCGTTGCGGCCACAATCCCCGATCGGGAGCTGCTGATCCAGGGCGAACGGCGGTACAGCTACGAGCAGGTGGTCGAGCGGTCGCACCGCCTCGCCGCGTACCTGCATTCCCGTGGGCTGGGGTGCCACACCGAACGCTCCGCACTGCCCGGCCATGAGGCCGGCCAGGACCTGCTCGGTGTCTACGCCTACAACGGAAACGAATTCGTCGAGGCGTTGCTCGGCGCGTTCGGGGCCCGGGTCGCCCCGTTCAACGTCAACTTCCGCTACGTCAAGAGCGAGTTGCAGTATCTGCTGGCGGACTCGGGGGCAACCGGGCTGATCTACCACGCCGCGTTCGCGCCGCGGGTGGCCGAAATCCTGCCGGATCTTCCCCAGCTGCGGGTGCTGATTCAGATCGCCGATGACTCGGGCAACGAATTGATCTACGGCGCGGTGGATTACGAGGCCGCCCTCGCGTCCTGCGCGCCGGGGCCACTGCCGGTGCAGCATTCGCCCGACGACCTGTACGTCCTGTACACCGGCGGCACGACGGGAATGCCGAAAGGCGTGCTGTGGCGCCAGCACGACATCTTCATGACGTCCTTCGGTGGCCGCAACCTGATGACGGGCGAGCCGTTCGGGTCCGTCGAGGAGATCGCGGCGGGCGCGGCCGCCGGCCCCGGCACCAAGCTGATGATCCTGCCGCCGCTGATGCACGGCGCGGCCCAGTGGAGTGTGATGACGGCGATCACGACCGGGCAATCGGTCGTCTTCCCCTCGGTGGTCGATCGTTTGGACGCCGACGATGTCGTCCGCACCATCGAACGCGAACGGGTGACGGTGGTGACGGTGGTCGGCGATGCCATGGCCCGCCCGCTGGTGACCGCCATCGAGAAAGGGATCGCCGACGTGTCGTCGCTGGCCGTGGTCGCCAACGGGGGCGCGTTGCTCACCCCATACGTCAAGCAGCGCTTGATCGAGGTCCTGCCGAATGCCGTCGTCGTCGACGGCGTCGGATCCTCGGAGACCGGCGCGCAGATGCACCACATGTCGACGTCGGGCGCGGTCTCGACCGGTACCTTCAACGCCGGACCAGACACGTTCGTGGCGGCCGAGGATCTGGCCAGCATCCTGGAACCGGGCCACGACGGAATGGGCTGGCTGGCGCAGCGCGGTTACGTTCCGCTGGGCTACAAGGGGGATGCGGCCAAGACCGCCAAGACATTTCCCGTCATCGACGGGGTGCGGTACGCGATTCCCGGCGACCGGGCCCGCCAGCACGCCGATGGCAGCGTCGAATTGCTGGGCCGCGATTCGGTGACGATCAACTCCGGTGGCGAGAAGATCTTCGCCGAGGAGGTCGAGACCGCGATCGCGTCGCATCCCGCTGTGGCCGACGTGCTGGTGGCCGGGCGCCCCAGCGAGCGGTGGGGCCAAGAGGTTGTTGCCGTCGTCGCGCTTGCCCAGGGCGCCCGCGCCGACGCCGAAGAGTTGGTCGCACACGCCGCGCAATCGTTGGCTCGATACAAGCTTCCCAAGGCGATCGTGTTCCGCGCGGCCATCGAGCGCAGCCCCTCGGGCAAGGCCGACTACCGGTGGGCGCGCGAGCAGGCGGTGAACGGGTGAGCGGCGACGAGGCCATGAGGTACCGGGACCGCGTTGCCGTGGTCACCGGCGCCGGCTCGGGCATCGGTCGCGCACTGACCAGCGCGCTCACCGGCGGCGGTGCGCACGTGGCGGCCTCCGACATCGACCCCCATGGCCTGGCGGAAACCCAGGCGGCTTGCCCGCCCGGCCATGTCACGACGTACCAGGTCGACGTGGCGGACCGCGAGGCGGTGTCGGCCTTCGCCGAAGACGTGCGCCGCGAATACGGGCCCGCTTCAATGCTGTTCAACAATGCAGGCGTCGACCTGTTCGCCGGTGTGGCGGACATGTCCTGGGAGGACTACGACTGGCTCATCGGCATCAACGTCGGCGGGGTGGTCAATGGCACCAAAGCCTTTCTGCCGCAACTCATCCAGTCCGGTTCCGC
This genomic interval from Mycobacterium sp. SMC-2 contains the following:
- a CDS encoding NAD(P)/FAD-dependent oxidoreductase, whose translation is MLHRLRQLGMRTRVLEMAENVGGTWLYNRYPGARCDIESIEYSYSFSEEIQQEWVWTESMPAQPEIEAYLNFVADRLDLRRDIQFGTKVVAMTFDEGAAAWLVRTQGGETLRAPFVVAASGILSVPLKPDIPGMDSFAGTSLYTSNWPKEGFDLTGKRVGVIGTGSTGVQLIPVVAAEARRLCVFQRSPAYTLPWRVHRFEAGELDEMKARYDEIRAAQRAHPIGAARLSAFSVLLEMLGRPPLKSATREEQLRAIEEHGVMGALNWGDIFFDIEANRMAAKLYGEAVARIVKDPETAASLVPVHPFACKRPIIDQGYYETFNRDNVTLVDLRKSPIREVTPGGIRTEEHCYELDVIVYATGFDAMTGALSRIDIRGRGGMSLAEFWAGKGPLSYLGLAVAGFPNLFTIQGPGSPSAATNFVAALEQHVEWIGDCIAHLRDRGIRTIEALATAQQEWVDHATALVAPTVLVHPSCNSWYNGGNVPEKKRMYMGYTGGIPEYRRRCDQIAAGGYAGFKLA
- a CDS encoding Rieske (2Fe-2S) protein translates to MKVPFTWKVTGWFMVGWSPEFPVGEVRPLRYFGEDLVAYRDESGELHVLEAHCRHLGAHIGHGGKVLGDCVECPFHGWRWGPDGTNRYIPYQPDRPNRALRLRVYPVREQYDCVFIWHQPDGKEPQWEMPDIFKKFPQFETDPAAYYRAYPEFSRRAEREPVHPQIVAENAPDSAHFEYVHHATVTPRVLDWKIVDHEWQFVAGWPDARSDNPEDLALRFHSHLFGLGGAISVFEGAQNHRLIFTCTPVDDECSDLFYSIWWPRVPGDDSAVPEGKLRDVIETQFLSTVFDDLQIWRYQKYVEHPALSKVDAKGYMALRKWATQFYEVPA
- a CDS encoding cysteine hydrolase — encoded protein: MTPDLTEIAAPEHTAIVTQECQGAVIGPNAGLAMLAEEARRVALPNIVRLLPVARAAGVRVVHCLVQRRPDGLGSNHNAKIFAMGDGHVDITPGTPGAAVLPELGPEPSDLVLSRWHGVGPMGGTDLDAVLRNLGVSTIVVVGVSLNIAIPNVVMDAVNAAYRVIVPRDAVAGIPTEYGEAIIANTLSLLATITTTDELLQTWTRR
- a CDS encoding PaaI family thioesterase, coding for MTETAPGVRGGFPEIKPAEHAPPGLGRFVDAMRRLQDLTLASNPDSSAWTTAARHVEEACALLDGHQVPEGMAPAGRVIELPGLGHPLLPPWTITESGPNGVTMAGHFTRSHVGGNNAVHGGMIPLLYDWLFGMVVSTAGTPPTRTAYLHVDYRNITPIDEPLAARGRITDIDGRKIFISATMTAADGTLLTEANGLMVRLLPHQP
- a CDS encoding acyl-CoA synthetase, with the translated sequence MSDTATQFTVPAVAAAVAATIPDRELLIQGERRYSYEQVVERSHRLAAYLHSRGLGCHTERSALPGHEAGQDLLGVYAYNGNEFVEALLGAFGARVAPFNVNFRYVKSELQYLLADSGATGLIYHAAFAPRVAEILPDLPQLRVLIQIADDSGNELIYGAVDYEAALASCAPGPLPVQHSPDDLYVLYTGGTTGMPKGVLWRQHDIFMTSFGGRNLMTGEPFGSVEEIAAGAAAGPGTKLMILPPLMHGAAQWSVMTAITTGQSVVFPSVVDRLDADDVVRTIERERVTVVTVVGDAMARPLVTAIEKGIADVSSLAVVANGGALLTPYVKQRLIEVLPNAVVVDGVGSSETGAQMHHMSTSGAVSTGTFNAGPDTFVAAEDLASILEPGHDGMGWLAQRGYVPLGYKGDAAKTAKTFPVIDGVRYAIPGDRARQHADGSVELLGRDSVTINSGGEKIFAEEVETAIASHPAVADVLVAGRPSERWGQEVVAVVALAQGARADAEELVAHAAQSLARYKLPKAIVFRAAIERSPSGKADYRWAREQAVNG